One window of Cohnella hashimotonis genomic DNA carries:
- a CDS encoding type II toxin-antitoxin system Phd/YefM family antitoxin produces the protein MPVIKPISDLRNNFNYISEICHTEGEPVFITKNGHEDLVVMSHAFYEKQQAIIELYQKLAAAEKESSDPSTPKIEHADLMNKLRSRLHGEKASD, from the coding sequence TTGCCGGTCATCAAACCGATATCGGATCTGAGGAACAACTTTAATTACATCTCTGAAATCTGTCACACGGAAGGCGAACCCGTCTTCATAACCAAAAATGGCCATGAGGATTTGGTAGTGATGAGTCATGCTTTTTATGAAAAGCAGCAAGCGATCATTGAATTGTATCAGAAGCTCGCTGCTGCCGAAAAAGAAAGCTCGGATCCTTCTACTCCAAAAATTGAACACGCGGATCTGATGAACAAACTAAGGAGCCGTCTCCATGGAGAAAAAGCTTCCGATTAA
- a CDS encoding aldo/keto reductase, translated as MKYRQLGKTGLDVSVLSFGASSLGSVFRQTDEGESVRTVHAAIDAGINYIDVSPYYGLTKAETVLGKALKGIPRDKYVLSTKAGRYGAAEFDFSFDRIVASVDESLARLNVDEIDILYLHDIEFVPADIIMNDAIPALQQLKESGKIRFGGICGLPLALFEAFILRVEVDSIISYCHYSLNDTSLLGLLPLLEASGTGLVNASPLSMGLLGTRGTPDWHPASPQTKAVCLEAARYCESQGADIAKLAIQYSTSNERIPTTLVSTANPANIQKNAAWTEEPIDEGLLAEVLEILQPVHNRTWVSGREEYNVGIGGDEA; from the coding sequence ATGAAATATCGTCAATTGGGGAAAACGGGCCTCGACGTCTCCGTATTAAGCTTTGGCGCTTCCTCGCTCGGCTCCGTATTCCGGCAAACCGACGAAGGAGAGAGCGTCCGGACGGTGCACGCGGCGATCGATGCCGGGATCAATTATATCGACGTCTCGCCTTATTACGGATTGACCAAGGCGGAGACTGTGCTGGGCAAGGCGCTGAAGGGAATTCCGCGCGACAAGTACGTGCTGTCGACGAAGGCGGGGCGATACGGAGCGGCCGAGTTCGACTTTTCGTTTGACCGGATCGTCGCTAGCGTGGACGAGAGCCTTGCGCGGCTGAACGTGGACGAGATCGATATTTTGTATTTGCACGATATCGAGTTCGTGCCGGCCGACATCATCATGAACGATGCGATTCCGGCGCTGCAGCAGCTGAAGGAATCCGGCAAGATCCGTTTCGGCGGGATCTGCGGACTTCCGCTCGCTTTGTTCGAGGCGTTTATCCTCCGAGTCGAAGTTGACAGCATCATCTCGTATTGCCATTATTCCCTGAATGACACGAGTTTGCTCGGTTTGCTGCCATTGCTTGAAGCGAGCGGCACGGGACTCGTCAACGCTTCGCCGCTGTCCATGGGTTTGCTCGGGACGCGAGGCACGCCGGACTGGCATCCGGCTTCGCCGCAGACAAAAGCTGTATGTCTCGAAGCGGCGCGCTATTGTGAGTCGCAAGGTGCGGATATCGCCAAGCTGGCGATCCAATATTCCACGTCGAACGAACGGATTCCGACGACGCTGGTGAGCACGGCCAATCCTGCCAATATTCAGAAAAACGCTGCTTGGACGGAGGAGCCGATCGACGAAGGTCTTCTGGCCGAGGTGCTCGAGATTTTGCAGCCGGTGCACAATCGGACATGGGTTAGCGGTCGTGAGGAGTATAACGTCGGGATCGGAGGCGACGAAGCATGA
- a CDS encoding GntR family transcriptional regulator — translation MNVAISSTSEKPIYQQLFEQISAQILKGELPSGYCLPPIRQAALELQISVITVKKAWEELERSRLIHTITGKGCFVAEFTPEEMLLMRHETVSKQMAIDASYYKSFGLTLEDAIAILKEIY, via the coding sequence ATGAACGTAGCGATCTCGAGCACTTCCGAAAAACCGATTTATCAGCAGCTGTTCGAACAAATCAGCGCCCAGATCTTAAAAGGCGAGCTGCCGAGCGGCTACTGTTTGCCTCCGATTCGCCAAGCTGCGCTGGAGCTGCAGATCAGCGTCATCACCGTCAAAAAAGCGTGGGAAGAGCTCGAACGCAGCCGATTGATCCATACTATCACGGGCAAAGGTTGTTTCGTGGCCGAATTCACGCCCGAGGAGATGCTGCTAATGCGCCATGAGACGGTATCGAAGCAAATGGCGATCGACGCCTCGTATTACAAGTCGTTCGGTCTGACCTTGGAGGATGCGATCGCGATTTTGAAGGAGATTTATTGA
- a CDS encoding ABC-2 transporter permease, which yields MYNLWLKDFKLGVNPLYFAMPVLTGALMLVPGWIYFLVLLYFCWITIPNMFGGFRTHNDLMLSSMMPVTKRDMVKSRVLVIVCLEVLHIGFAVIFGVINRYLYPDFIYYFYAPTIGFLGLCLVMLAIFNLLFLPLYYKTAYKYGNPAIVSITAAMLFAGGAQWLGIANADVSAVINDIGTGHLAEQSLILVSGVAIFAVFTAVAYRLSVRHFLKVEL from the coding sequence ATGTATAATTTATGGTTGAAGGACTTTAAATTGGGCGTGAATCCTTTGTATTTCGCCATGCCTGTGCTGACAGGCGCCCTCATGCTCGTACCGGGCTGGATTTACTTCCTCGTGCTATTGTACTTTTGCTGGATTACGATTCCCAATATGTTTGGCGGCTTTCGCACGCACAACGACTTGATGCTTTCCTCGATGATGCCCGTCACCAAAAGAGACATGGTCAAATCCCGGGTACTCGTCATCGTCTGCCTGGAGGTGCTGCATATTGGATTTGCGGTCATTTTCGGCGTTATTAATCGCTACTTGTATCCGGACTTCATCTATTACTTCTACGCTCCCACAATCGGTTTCTTGGGATTATGCCTGGTGATGCTGGCGATTTTTAATCTGTTGTTTTTGCCTTTATACTATAAAACGGCGTACAAATACGGCAACCCCGCGATCGTATCGATTACGGCCGCCATGCTATTTGCAGGAGGCGCGCAATGGCTGGGAATCGCGAATGCCGATGTATCCGCCGTTATTAACGATATCGGAACCGGCCATCTTGCGGAGCAATCGCTCATTCTGGTCTCGGGGGTCGCGATATTCGCCGTCTTCACGGCGGTTGCTTATCGACTGTCGGTCCGACATTTCTTGAAAGTGGAGCTATAA
- a CDS encoding HAD family hydrolase: MKNIQAIIFDLDNTLLDRTLTFRNFISSLVTTYFSHVSNSISIASRIIDLDQDGYKDKHLLFAELLDELPWLTKPEHHELLEFYNVNYVKNALLMEHAAEIMRYVSRKYKMGLITNGKTIIQYGKIDRLGIRDLFDFILVSEEAGVKKPDNRIFEMAMNKLGLSPEQCLYIGDPPKNDIEGAGLAGMKTIWFEVNQPWRAEISIKPDYRIKHLRELEAVLKRGDD; the protein is encoded by the coding sequence ATGAAAAACATTCAAGCCATTATTTTTGACCTGGATAATACGCTGTTAGATCGAACGCTTACTTTTCGGAACTTCATCTCCTCATTAGTAACTACATACTTTTCGCATGTTTCAAATTCGATTTCCATAGCGTCACGAATCATCGATTTAGACCAGGATGGATATAAAGATAAACATTTATTGTTTGCGGAATTGCTGGATGAGCTGCCGTGGTTAACGAAACCTGAACATCATGAATTATTGGAATTCTATAACGTGAATTATGTAAAAAACGCCTTACTTATGGAACATGCGGCAGAGATCATGCGTTATGTCAGCCGGAAGTACAAGATGGGTCTTATTACAAATGGAAAAACGATTATTCAATACGGAAAGATCGATCGATTAGGAATTCGGGATTTATTCGATTTTATCCTCGTTTCCGAGGAAGCTGGCGTTAAAAAACCGGACAATCGAATATTTGAAATGGCAATGAATAAACTGGGGCTCAGTCCTGAGCAATGCTTGTATATTGGCGACCCTCCCAAGAACGACATTGAAGGTGCAGGGCTAGCTGGGATGAAAACCATCTGGTTTGAAGTGAATCAACCGTGGAGAGCGGAGATTTCGATTAAACCCGATTATAGGATTAAACATTTAAGAGAATTAGAGGCTGTACTAAAAAGGGGAGATGATTAA
- a CDS encoding zinc-binding alcohol dehydrogenase family protein produces the protein MRGIVCAEVERFSLVEDLPEPALAPGFAIIALKRIGICGTDLHAYKGRQPFFAYPRILGHELAGVIEEIGPNDEGLRVGDRVSVIPYMHCGTCIACRGGKTNCCTDMKVLGVHIDGGMRERIAVPVSHLIAANDLTLDQTATLEPFAIGAHAVRRSGLAAGETSLVIGGGPIGLGVMAFAKARGAKVIAMDVNEDRLAYCREWAGADATVNALRDPLAALLAAGGGELPSVVFDATGNAQSMTAAFGYTAHGGRLIYVGLVSADITFHDPEFHKRELTLLASRNATREDFERVLEVIRAGNIDVNRYITHRADFNDMIGQFEDWLKPETKVIKAMVEL, from the coding sequence ATGAGAGGCATCGTCTGCGCTGAAGTCGAGCGTTTTTCGCTGGTGGAAGATCTGCCTGAACCGGCGTTAGCGCCGGGCTTCGCCATCATCGCATTGAAGAGAATCGGCATTTGCGGAACCGATCTGCACGCCTACAAAGGCCGACAGCCGTTTTTCGCCTACCCTCGCATTCTGGGGCATGAGCTGGCGGGCGTCATCGAAGAGATCGGTCCGAACGACGAAGGGCTGCGGGTCGGCGATCGCGTCAGCGTTATCCCGTATATGCACTGTGGGACCTGCATCGCCTGCCGCGGCGGCAAGACGAACTGCTGCACGGATATGAAGGTGCTCGGCGTCCATATCGACGGCGGCATGCGGGAACGAATCGCCGTGCCGGTCTCGCATTTGATCGCGGCGAACGATCTGACGCTCGACCAGACCGCGACGCTGGAGCCGTTCGCCATCGGCGCGCATGCGGTGCGCCGGTCGGGGCTCGCGGCGGGCGAAACCTCGCTCGTCATCGGCGGCGGTCCGATCGGGCTTGGCGTCATGGCGTTCGCGAAGGCGCGCGGCGCCAAGGTCATCGCCATGGACGTCAACGAAGACCGGCTTGCGTACTGCCGGGAGTGGGCCGGGGCGGATGCGACGGTCAATGCGCTTCGCGATCCGCTCGCTGCGCTGTTGGCCGCCGGCGGAGGTGAGCTGCCGAGCGTCGTCTTCGACGCTACGGGCAATGCGCAGTCGATGACCGCCGCATTCGGCTACACGGCGCATGGAGGCAGACTGATTTACGTCGGACTCGTCAGCGCCGACATCACATTCCACGACCCCGAGTTCCACAAGCGCGAACTGACGCTGCTGGCCAGCCGCAACGCGACAAGAGAGGACTTCGAGCGCGTGCTGGAGGTGATCCGCGCCGGGAACATTGACGTAAACCGCTATATCACACACCGCGCAGACTTCAACGACATGATCGGCCAGTTCGAGGATTGGTTGAAGCCCGAGACGAAAGTGATCAAGGCGATGGTCGAGCTATGA
- a CDS encoding FAD-dependent oxidoreductase — MRSETVKTDITVVGGGLAGVNAAIAAARLGRTVALVNNRPVLGGNSSSEVRVWVCGATAHGTQRYARETGIMGELFVENQYRNKDGNPYFWDMVVLEAVRAEPNIQLFLNTDVHEVEADGEAQDRTIRATIGWMMGSERRIRFESEVYLDCTGDGLVGFLAGAQYRLGREAREEFGEEWAPDVADDITLGSTLLFYTKDAGHPVKYTPPRMAIDVTKTTIPERRIIRSGDNGCAYWWIEWGGERDTVHDNERIRDELWSVIYGIWDYIKNSGKFDADNMTLEWVGSLPGKREYRRFVGDYVLNQNDILAQREFDDRVAFGGWSIDLHPPQGVYATESGSKHLFSDGIYHIPFRSLYSANVNNMLMAGRDISASHVAFGTTRVMATCAVIGEAAGTGAALCAAIGITPRELHRSHLRELQQTLLRQDASIIGLRSDDENDLARRASLSASSERSRFGIEQPAYAIPLANDIGITVPVDPALDGIELLVDATADTTLVVELWDTGRPENYVPYAKLAEASVALSAGSLQWAKLGLSWVPETACNAFLVVKANEALELHFADRPSSGVLAYRRSDPASVSRPNEERQQGQPLVEWSKHEFDHAAPCLRLTAPTEAFAAGKASDGYLRPYGGPHLWSSERMADARPEWLELTWSEPESIREVHLVFNDDVNDDLINLHHHVTPYEAMPSLVKDYRVEAREGDAWVTVAEGSGNYKRKCVHRFDDAIGTERLRIVVEATNGSAYAEIVEVRVYA, encoded by the coding sequence ATGCGGAGCGAAACGGTAAAAACCGATATCACCGTAGTCGGGGGCGGGTTGGCGGGGGTGAACGCGGCGATCGCGGCTGCGAGGCTTGGGCGAACCGTGGCGCTCGTCAACAACCGTCCGGTGCTCGGCGGCAATTCCAGCAGCGAGGTGCGCGTCTGGGTTTGCGGGGCGACCGCGCACGGCACCCAGCGCTATGCGAGAGAGACCGGCATCATGGGCGAGCTGTTCGTCGAAAATCAATACCGCAACAAGGACGGCAATCCTTACTTCTGGGATATGGTCGTGCTGGAGGCGGTACGCGCGGAACCGAACATCCAGCTGTTCCTGAATACGGACGTGCACGAGGTTGAAGCGGACGGTGAAGCGCAAGATCGGACGATCCGCGCGACAATCGGGTGGATGATGGGTTCGGAGCGGCGCATCCGCTTCGAGAGCGAGGTTTATCTCGACTGCACCGGCGACGGGCTGGTCGGCTTCCTGGCCGGCGCCCAATATCGGCTGGGACGCGAGGCTAGAGAGGAATTCGGCGAAGAATGGGCGCCGGACGTCGCCGACGACATCACGCTCGGCAGCACGCTTCTCTTTTATACGAAGGACGCCGGGCATCCGGTCAAGTATACGCCGCCGCGGATGGCGATCGACGTGACGAAGACGACGATTCCCGAACGGCGCATCATTCGGAGCGGCGATAACGGCTGCGCGTACTGGTGGATCGAATGGGGCGGCGAGCGCGACACCGTCCACGACAACGAGCGGATTCGCGACGAGCTGTGGTCGGTCATCTATGGGATTTGGGATTATATTAAAAATTCCGGCAAGTTCGACGCGGACAACATGACGCTGGAGTGGGTCGGCTCGCTGCCCGGCAAGCGCGAATACAGACGCTTCGTCGGCGATTACGTGCTGAACCAGAACGACATCCTGGCGCAGCGGGAATTCGACGACCGCGTCGCGTTCGGCGGCTGGTCGATCGACCTGCACCCGCCGCAAGGCGTGTACGCGACCGAGTCGGGCTCAAAGCATCTATTTTCGGATGGGATTTACCACATACCGTTCCGTTCGCTCTATTCGGCGAACGTGAACAACATGCTGATGGCCGGCCGCGACATCAGCGCGTCCCACGTCGCGTTCGGCACGACGCGCGTCATGGCGACGTGCGCCGTTATCGGCGAAGCCGCCGGCACCGGCGCGGCGCTGTGCGCTGCCATAGGCATCACGCCGCGCGAGCTTCACCGCAGTCATCTGCGCGAGCTCCAGCAGACACTGCTGCGCCAGGATGCTTCGATCATCGGGCTGCGCAGCGACGACGAGAACGACCTGGCCCGGCGTGCAAGCCTCTCGGCTTCCAGCGAGCGCAGCCGCTTTGGGATCGAGCAGCCGGCGTATGCCATCCCGCTCGCGAACGATATCGGCATCACCGTGCCGGTCGATCCGGCGCTGGACGGCATAGAACTGCTCGTGGACGCCACGGCGGACACGACGCTTGTCGTCGAGCTCTGGGACACCGGCCGACCGGAAAACTACGTGCCGTATGCCAAGCTCGCGGAGGCATCGGTCGCCTTGTCCGCCGGCAGCCTGCAGTGGGCGAAGCTTGGCTTAAGCTGGGTGCCGGAGACGGCGTGCAACGCGTTCCTCGTCGTCAAGGCGAACGAAGCGCTCGAGCTGCATTTCGCGGACCGGCCGAGCTCGGGCGTACTCGCTTATCGAAGGAGCGATCCGGCAAGCGTCTCGCGGCCGAACGAAGAACGTCAGCAGGGGCAGCCGCTTGTCGAGTGGAGCAAGCACGAATTCGACCATGCCGCGCCATGCCTTCGTTTGACTGCGCCTACCGAAGCCTTCGCCGCCGGCAAAGCGAGCGACGGATATCTCCGTCCTTATGGCGGGCCGCATTTGTGGTCGTCCGAGCGGATGGCGGATGCCCGCCCGGAATGGCTGGAGCTTACATGGAGCGAGCCGGAGTCGATCCGCGAAGTTCATCTCGTTTTTAACGACGACGTGAACGACGATCTGATTAATCTGCACCACCATGTCACGCCGTACGAGGCGATGCCGTCGCTCGTTAAGGACTACCGCGTCGAGGCGCGAGAAGGCGACGCATGGGTGACTGTCGCCGAAGGAAGCGGCAACTACAAGCGCAAATGCGTCCATCGATTCGATGATGCCATCGGCACTGAACGGCTGCGCATCGTCGTCGAAGCGACCAACGGCAGTGCATACGCGGAAATCGTCGAAGTGCGAGTGTACGCCTAA
- a CDS encoding ABC transporter ATP-binding protein, with protein sequence MLALDIQNLNKNYGHFQLKNVSFQLEKGYIMGFIGANGAGKTTTIKSIMNMIQLDSGDVRILGKRMAEHELELKQEIGCAFGGIDFYTRSKIGKLTGVIKRFYKHWDDDAYYSYLKRFKLDENKKIAELSTGMRVKYNLAIALSHGAKLLILDEPTSGLDPVARDDLLDIFRSLVTGGEISILFSTHITSDLEKCADYITFIENGQIIKSADKEDFMASYRLLSGKESELDQVKEKLISYKVNSFGFTGLIRAVDLNPAFGIRAATPSLEEIMVYSAKKEESYV encoded by the coding sequence ATGCTTGCGTTGGACATTCAAAACTTAAACAAAAATTATGGCCATTTCCAGTTAAAAAACGTCTCGTTTCAGCTTGAAAAGGGCTATATCATGGGATTTATCGGCGCCAACGGCGCAGGGAAAACGACGACCATCAAGTCGATCATGAATATGATTCAATTGGACAGCGGCGACGTGCGAATTTTGGGCAAACGCATGGCGGAGCACGAGCTTGAGCTGAAGCAGGAAATCGGGTGCGCGTTCGGCGGCATCGATTTTTATACGCGGAGCAAGATCGGCAAATTGACCGGCGTCATTAAAAGATTTTATAAACATTGGGACGACGATGCCTATTACAGCTACTTAAAAAGGTTCAAACTGGACGAAAATAAAAAAATCGCCGAACTGTCGACGGGGATGAGGGTCAAATACAATCTGGCTATTGCCCTGTCCCACGGCGCCAAGCTGCTTATACTCGACGAGCCGACTAGCGGCCTCGATCCGGTCGCAAGGGATGACCTGCTCGATATTTTCCGGTCGCTCGTTACAGGCGGCGAGATCAGCATTCTTTTTTCCACGCATATTACGTCGGATCTGGAGAAGTGCGCGGATTACATTACGTTTATCGAAAACGGTCAAATTATCAAAAGCGCCGACAAAGAGGACTTTATGGCCTCCTACCGTTTGCTGAGCGGCAAAGAGAGCGAGCTGGACCAGGTGAAAGAAAAGCTTATATCTTATAAGGTCAATTCCTTCGGCTTCACGGGACTGATCCGCGCGGTGGACCTCAATCCGGCGTTCGGTATCCGGGCTGCCACGCCAAGTCTCGAGGAAATCATGGTTTACTCCGCGAAAAAGGAGGAGTCGTATGTATAA
- a CDS encoding amidohydrolase family protein: MRIDAHQHYWKIDRGDYGWITPDIPVLYRDFLPLDLKPHLDAHQLDGAIVVQAAPTPEETEFLLSLAGQDESIKGVVGFLDLTDDRHADHYEKFARHPKFVGFRIMIQDMPDAGVILAPSYVEALRTYAEQGAAVDLLVKSDQLEPLLELVKQVPGLRGVIDHIAKPRIAGGLMEPWDRQIAQLASHSNLYCKLSGMVTEADHEKWKAEQFVPYVRHVLDCFGPDRVMFGSDWPVCLLAAGYDEVVDVLERALPDAWGAAELEKLYGLNAKTFYRL, from the coding sequence ATGAGAATCGATGCGCATCAGCACTACTGGAAGATCGATCGAGGCGATTATGGCTGGATCACGCCGGATATCCCGGTTTTGTATAGAGACTTTTTACCGCTCGATTTGAAGCCCCATCTGGACGCGCATCAGCTGGACGGGGCGATCGTCGTACAAGCGGCGCCGACGCCCGAGGAGACGGAATTCCTCTTGTCGCTGGCCGGGCAGGACGAGTCGATCAAGGGCGTCGTCGGTTTTCTCGATCTGACGGACGATCGGCATGCCGACCACTACGAAAAATTCGCCCGGCATCCGAAGTTCGTCGGCTTCCGCATCATGATCCAGGACATGCCAGACGCCGGCGTCATTCTTGCTCCGTCGTACGTCGAGGCGCTGCGTACTTACGCGGAACAAGGCGCAGCCGTCGACCTGCTCGTGAAGTCCGATCAGCTCGAGCCGCTGCTTGAGCTCGTGAAGCAGGTGCCGGGCCTGCGCGGCGTGATCGACCATATCGCCAAACCCCGTATCGCTGGGGGCTTGATGGAGCCTTGGGATCGCCAGATCGCGCAGCTGGCTTCGCATTCGAACCTGTACTGCAAGCTGTCGGGCATGGTCACCGAAGCGGATCACGAGAAATGGAAGGCCGAACAATTTGTCCCTTACGTGCGCCATGTGCTGGACTGCTTCGGGCCGGACCGGGTCATGTTCGGCAGCGATTGGCCAGTCTGCTTGCTGGCGGCCGGGTATGACGAGGTGGTCGACGTTTTGGAGCGTGCGCTGCCGGACGCGTGGGGAGCGGCGGAGTTGGAGAAGCTGTACGGTTTAAATGCCAAGACATTTTATCGGCTGTGA
- a CDS encoding type II toxin-antitoxin system RelE/ParE family toxin — protein MEKKLPIKYLPLAEQDITEVMEYISLDNPPAALNLLQQFDEAISLLAYFPLRGSVPNDLRLQLLNYRMLAIQSYLVFYVVQPDFVEIRRILHAKRKFDFLL, from the coding sequence ATGGAGAAAAAGCTTCCGATTAAATATCTTCCTTTGGCGGAACAGGATATTACGGAAGTCATGGAATACATCTCCTTGGACAATCCGCCAGCAGCGTTAAATCTTCTGCAACAATTCGATGAAGCCATCTCCCTGCTTGCTTATTTTCCGCTGCGCGGTTCCGTTCCTAACGATTTAAGGCTACAACTGCTGAATTATCGAATGTTGGCTATTCAAAGTTACCTTGTTTTTTATGTCGTTCAACCTGATTTCGTCGAAATTAGAAGAATACTCCATGCAAAAAGGAAATTTGACTTTCTTTTGTAA
- a CDS encoding helix-turn-helix domain-containing protein produces the protein MKPIFKPLHAAPEFPFSFVYRDTKTKQRELPDHLHDWYEMVYVHGGKGTFFIDRTFYDMYAGSLFLIPGNTIHRAFPDAEDPVTSTALFFNPSLVQVRPLGEPFSYLQCFDWSKQNRMYRLLCSPALTAGFEQVLLEIDEELRTSKMGARHAVSLLLQRILLSVDRELGTEGRGQTTQAPAIGPRWMRDALLFIDAHYADDIGLSELSKRASVSPAHFSRLFKQMTGMNVTGFIAAKRIVKAKEMLLATDHGVARIAAECGFESLPHFHRLFKRIAGGTPAAYRRRPSPE, from the coding sequence ATGAAGCCTATTTTCAAGCCCCTTCATGCCGCGCCGGAATTTCCTTTTTCGTTCGTATATAGAGACACCAAGACGAAGCAGCGCGAGCTGCCCGACCATCTGCACGATTGGTACGAGATGGTGTACGTTCACGGCGGCAAAGGAACCTTTTTTATCGACCGCACCTTTTACGACATGTACGCCGGCAGCCTGTTCCTTATCCCTGGCAATACGATCCATCGTGCCTTTCCCGACGCGGAAGATCCGGTCACGTCCACTGCACTCTTTTTCAACCCTTCGCTTGTACAGGTACGGCCGCTCGGCGAGCCTTTTTCCTATTTGCAGTGCTTCGATTGGAGCAAGCAGAATCGCATGTACCGATTGCTATGCAGCCCGGCGCTGACGGCGGGATTCGAGCAAGTCCTGCTAGAGATCGACGAAGAACTGCGGACTTCGAAAATGGGGGCGCGGCATGCCGTATCCTTGCTGTTGCAGCGTATTCTGCTATCCGTCGATCGGGAGCTGGGAACGGAAGGACGCGGCCAGACCACGCAGGCGCCGGCGATCGGACCGCGCTGGATGCGCGATGCGCTGCTTTTTATCGACGCGCATTATGCCGACGATATCGGGCTCAGCGAGCTGAGCAAGCGGGCGTCGGTCAGTCCCGCGCACTTCAGCCGGTTGTTCAAGCAGATGACCGGCATGAACGTCACCGGCTTTATCGCCGCGAAGCGCATCGTCAAAGCCAAGGAGATGCTGCTTGCGACGGATCACGGCGTCGCCCGGATCGCCGCCGAATGCGGCTTCGAGAGCCTGCCTCACTTCCACAGGCTGTTCAAGCGCATCGCAGGCGGTACGCCTGCCGCCTATCGGCGCCGGCCGTCGCCGGAATAA
- a CDS encoding DUF6881 domain-containing protein: MINLFIKVIWFHQDIESPVLLYSELDQSKFEKRKVELFRNGKFGIADTEIEFNSMLGICEVPSLAEINTNPEFFGFEINKDEFECVWKEALLKCHLED, encoded by the coding sequence ATGATTAATCTGTTTATCAAGGTGATTTGGTTTCACCAGGATATCGAATCTCCTGTACTTCTTTATTCAGAGTTAGATCAAAGTAAGTTTGAAAAACGGAAAGTTGAACTATTTAGAAACGGCAAATTTGGAATAGCAGATACCGAAATAGAATTTAACTCAATGCTTGGGATCTGTGAAGTCCCTTCTTTAGCAGAGATTAATACGAACCCGGAATTCTTTGGATTTGAAATCAATAAAGACGAGTTTGAATGTGTGTGGAAGGAAGCGTTGCTTAAATGTCATTTAGAGGATTAA
- a CDS encoding AraC family transcriptional regulator, with amino-acid sequence MRIDWMLRPVAYMYWFKKMQFQLAQDTDPAWTMFAVERGRFEYRIGAQAGEAGFGDIVVCPPGTVFHRRALSPLTFHFIKFDWALAADPEQSAALGGKWTVHDGERLMSTYRYMKEIGGAIRQEPALGRMKHMMEDLWRLMEIERSRAESAARSAADTPAPDMEEARRWLLERAFEPLAMRALSDVLGISPVQLTRRFRAAYRTTPTEFVTGLRLGRACRLLEETTQPLDWIAQQCGYENGFYLSRVFSAKLGITPSAHRRLHRV; translated from the coding sequence ATGAGAATCGATTGGATGTTGCGTCCGGTGGCCTATATGTACTGGTTTAAAAAAATGCAATTTCAGCTGGCGCAAGATACGGATCCGGCATGGACGATGTTCGCTGTCGAGCGCGGCCGGTTCGAATATCGGATCGGCGCGCAGGCGGGAGAAGCCGGGTTCGGCGACATCGTCGTCTGTCCGCCCGGCACCGTGTTTCATCGGCGCGCGCTGTCGCCGCTGACGTTCCACTTCATCAAATTCGATTGGGCGCTTGCAGCGGACCCCGAACAATCGGCAGCGCTAGGAGGAAAGTGGACGGTCCACGACGGGGAGAGACTTATGTCGACCTATCGGTATATGAAGGAAATCGGAGGCGCCATTCGGCAGGAGCCTGCGCTCGGCCGGATGAAACATATGATGGAGGATCTGTGGCGGTTAATGGAAATCGAGCGGAGCCGCGCCGAATCGGCCGCGCGTTCGGCGGCGGACACGCCTGCGCCCGATATGGAGGAAGCGCGCAGATGGCTGCTCGAGCGCGCCTTTGAGCCGCTCGCAATGCGCGCGCTCTCGGATGTGCTCGGCATCAGCCCGGTGCAGTTGACCCGCCGCTTCCGCGCGGCATATCGGACGACCCCTACCGAGTTCGTGACCGGCCTGCGGCTGGGGCGTGCCTGTCGGCTGCTGGAGGAGACGACGCAGCCGCTCGACTGGATCGCGCAGCAATGCGGCTACGAGAACGGATTTTACCTCAGCCGCGTATTCAGCGCCAAGCTCGGGATCACGCCGTCGGCGCATCGGCGGCTGCATCGCGTCTGA